A portion of the Bacillota bacterium genome contains these proteins:
- the pruA gene encoding L-glutamate gamma-semialdehyde dehydrogenase, protein MLPPFVNEPVTDFRDPANREAMEQALARVRSEFGRHYDLIIGGRAVRTQAEIRSTNPGRPDQVVGWVARAGRAEADQALAAAEEAFRTWQHWEPAARARLLWKAAAIMRRRKLELDAWEVYEAGKSWTEADADVAEAIDFLEYYGREMVRLAQPQELTRIPGEDNENFYIPLGVGLIVPPWNFPLAILTGMTSSAVVAGNTVILKPASATPVLGAKFMEVMMEAGLPEGVINFLPGPGAEVGDYLVQHPRIRFVSFTGSMEVGLRINEEAAKARPGQRWIKRVVAEMGGKDAIIVDETADLDEAVNGIITSAFGFQGQKCSAASRVIAVEPVYDALLEKLVAAARAIRVGQPDQAETFMGPVVDEGQYKKILQYIEIGRSEGRLVAGGHAIPGEGWFIEPTIFADVPPDARIAQEEIFGPVLAVIRARDFDHALEIANGTVYGLTGSVYSRSRERLERARREFHVGNLYFNRKSTGALVGVHPFGGFNLSGTDSKTGSHDYLLLFMQAKSVSEKL, encoded by the coding sequence ATGCTGCCGCCCTTTGTCAACGAACCGGTCACCGACTTTCGCGATCCGGCCAACCGGGAGGCGATGGAGCAGGCGCTGGCTCGCGTCCGCTCCGAGTTCGGTCGCCATTACGACCTGATCATCGGCGGGCGCGCGGTCCGCACCCAGGCCGAGATCCGCTCCACCAACCCCGGCCGTCCCGATCAGGTGGTGGGCTGGGTGGCCCGCGCCGGGCGGGCCGAGGCCGACCAGGCGCTGGCGGCCGCCGAGGAGGCCTTCCGCACCTGGCAGCACTGGGAGCCGGCGGCGCGCGCGCGCCTCCTCTGGAAGGCGGCGGCCATCATGCGCCGGCGCAAGCTGGAGCTGGACGCGTGGGAGGTCTACGAGGCCGGCAAGAGCTGGACCGAGGCCGATGCCGACGTGGCCGAGGCCATCGACTTCCTCGAGTACTACGGCCGCGAGATGGTCCGTCTCGCCCAGCCGCAGGAGCTGACCCGCATCCCGGGCGAGGACAACGAGAATTTCTACATCCCGCTGGGCGTCGGCCTGATCGTGCCGCCCTGGAACTTTCCCCTGGCCATCCTGACCGGCATGACCAGTTCGGCGGTGGTCGCCGGCAACACCGTCATCCTCAAGCCCGCCTCCGCCACGCCGGTCCTGGGCGCCAAGTTCATGGAGGTGATGATGGAGGCGGGGCTGCCCGAGGGCGTGATCAACTTCCTGCCGGGTCCCGGCGCCGAGGTGGGCGACTACCTCGTCCAGCACCCCCGCATCCGCTTCGTCAGCTTCACCGGCTCCATGGAGGTGGGCCTCCGCATCAACGAGGAGGCGGCCAAGGCGCGTCCCGGCCAGCGCTGGATCAAGCGCGTGGTGGCGGAGATGGGCGGCAAGGACGCCATCATCGTCGACGAGACGGCCGACCTGGACGAGGCCGTGAACGGCATCATCACCTCGGCCTTCGGCTTCCAGGGCCAGAAGTGCTCCGCCGCCTCGCGGGTGATCGCCGTCGAGCCGGTCTACGACGCGCTGCTGGAGAAGCTGGTGGCGGCCGCGCGCGCCATTCGCGTCGGCCAGCCCGACCAGGCCGAGACCTTCATGGGTCCGGTGGTGGACGAGGGCCAGTACAAGAAGATCCTCCAGTACATCGAGATCGGTCGCTCGGAGGGACGCCTGGTGGCGGGGGGCCACGCCATCCCCGGCGAGGGCTGGTTCATCGAGCCCACCATCTTCGCCGACGTGCCGCCGGACGCCCGCATCGCCCAGGAGGAGATCTTCGGGCCGGTGCTGGCCGTCATCCGCGCCCGCGACTTCGACCACGCGCTGGAGATCGCCAACGGCACGGTCTACGGGCTGACGGGCAGCGTCTACAGCCGCAGCCGCGAGCGCCTGGAGCGCGCCCGTCGCGAGTTCCACGTGGGCAACCTCTACTTCAACAGGAAGTCGACCGGCGCGCTGGTGGGCGTCCACCCCTTCGGCGGCTTCAATCTCTCCGGAACCGACTCCAAGACCGGGAGCCACGACTACCTGCTCCTCTTCATGCAGGCCAAGTCGGTCTCGGAGAAGCTCTGA
- a CDS encoding stage II sporulation protein P translates to MLAVGALGALLLGAGQHVLETLGLGARQAWLLLSLLAVSSWLPPVALGPLEVNPGATLVPLGVSLYLLLGADRREEKVRASLSSLLAMAVVFAGDQLLPADPGSGPNALAVLADPVWAPGLAGGLLGALLGGSGRGAYVAATLGVLGNDLVSVFLAAVTGVPGALAALGGAGILDATVIAGFIAVLLTELLGRLRRRRLSRPGARSRRAVRRRPPAAAAAGRLFTRRPSLPAGERGAALLALGLASSLLAAGWWWGPYGPGALAEGRPWGDEVLAGAPYLLREDGGRLWTTGRLLRPGDRWSPAARTWYRIVRLAGRTAWATRVAAPPAPGAAAPPGAAGGVREALAAQVLQAGLYATHDDERYAGVAQGTGGAAGGPADVRQAAVYLAERLRAAGVPARVDLHSHLPHDRGAYRRSRRSAVALLARAGSTLLLDLHRDPAAQGRAQVPGLGDAAPVVLVVGRADPHAAANLAFARQLRALAARRYPGLVRGILFSGGNYNQDLSPFALLVELGGADSRPGEVARSADALGRLLAEWGRRRLPAAPARAAQPPCAACAEAARRAATAAGTQFIPSGTFRWEASPPGTPVSPNCQTMPSVAGSITTTRWLASSFTAIRPLGRRMASEGRRRRPPPEVGAYRQSTRPPGVTRRT, encoded by the coding sequence ATGCTGGCCGTGGGTGCGCTGGGCGCCCTGCTCCTCGGCGCCGGCCAGCACGTCCTCGAGACTCTCGGCCTGGGGGCGCGGCAGGCCTGGCTCCTGCTCTCGCTGCTGGCGGTCAGCAGCTGGCTGCCGCCGGTGGCGCTGGGTCCGCTGGAGGTCAATCCCGGCGCCACCCTGGTGCCTTTGGGCGTCAGCCTCTATCTCCTGCTGGGGGCGGACCGGCGCGAGGAGAAGGTGCGGGCGAGCCTTTCCAGCCTGCTGGCCATGGCGGTGGTCTTCGCCGGCGACCAGCTCCTGCCCGCCGATCCGGGCAGCGGGCCGAATGCGCTGGCGGTGCTGGCCGACCCGGTCTGGGCGCCCGGCCTGGCCGGCGGCCTGCTGGGCGCCCTGCTGGGCGGCTCCGGCCGGGGCGCCTACGTGGCGGCCACCCTGGGCGTCCTGGGGAACGACCTGGTCTCGGTCTTCCTGGCCGCCGTCACGGGCGTGCCCGGCGCGCTGGCGGCCCTGGGCGGGGCGGGGATCCTGGACGCCACCGTCATCGCCGGCTTCATCGCGGTGCTCTTGACGGAGCTTCTCGGCCGGCTGCGGCGCCGGCGGCTCTCCCGTCCGGGGGCCCGCAGCCGGCGAGCGGTGCGGCGGCGGCCCCCCGCGGCCGCCGCCGCGGGACGCCTCTTCACGCGGCGGCCGTCGCTGCCTGCCGGGGAGCGGGGGGCCGCCCTGCTCGCCCTCGGCCTGGCTTCCTCCCTCCTGGCCGCAGGCTGGTGGTGGGGGCCGTACGGCCCCGGCGCCCTGGCCGAAGGCCGGCCCTGGGGCGACGAGGTGCTGGCCGGAGCGCCCTACCTCCTGCGGGAGGACGGGGGACGGCTCTGGACCACGGGCCGCCTTCTCCGGCCCGGCGACCGCTGGTCGCCCGCCGCCCGCACCTGGTACCGGATCGTCCGCCTCGCCGGGCGGACCGCCTGGGCCACGCGGGTGGCTGCCCCGCCTGCGCCGGGTGCCGCAGCTCCGCCGGGGGCGGCGGGCGGGGTCCGCGAGGCGCTGGCGGCGCAGGTCCTGCAGGCGGGCCTCTACGCCACCCACGACGACGAACGGTATGCCGGCGTCGCGCAGGGAACGGGAGGGGCAGCCGGCGGACCGGCGGACGTCCGCCAGGCCGCCGTCTACCTCGCCGAGCGGTTGCGGGCGGCGGGAGTGCCCGCCCGCGTCGACCTGCACAGCCATCTGCCCCACGACCGGGGCGCCTACCGGCGCTCGCGGCGAAGCGCCGTGGCGCTCCTGGCGCGGGCGGGCAGCACCCTCCTGCTCGACCTCCACCGCGACCCGGCGGCCCAGGGCCGCGCGCAAGTGCCCGGCCTGGGCGACGCAGCGCCGGTGGTCCTGGTGGTGGGCCGCGCCGACCCCCATGCGGCCGCCAACCTGGCCTTCGCCCGGCAGCTGCGGGCCCTGGCCGCCCGGCGCTATCCGGGGCTGGTGCGCGGCATCCTCTTCTCCGGCGGCAACTACAACCAGGACCTCTCACCCTTCGCGCTCCTGGTGGAGCTGGGGGGCGCCGACAGCCGGCCGGGGGAGGTGGCCCGTTCGGCCGACGCGCTCGGCCGGCTCCTGGCGGAGTGGGGGCGGAGGCGCCTGCCGGCAGCCCCGGCCCGCGCGGCTCAGCCCCCCTGCGCCGCTTGCGCCGAGGCCGCCAGGCGGGCGGCCACCGCCGCCGGCACCCAGTTCATCCCGTCCGGCACGTTCAGGTGGGAGGCGTCGCCTCCCGGCACGCCCGTCTCGCCGAACTGCCAGACGATGCCATCGGTCGCAGGGTCGATCACCACCACCCGGTGGTTGGCGTCGTCGTTCACCGCGATCAGGCCGTTGGGCAGGCGGATGGCGAGCGAGGGGAGGCGGAGACGCCCGCCGCCCGAGGTGGGGGCGTACCGCCAGAGTACCCGCCCGCCCGGCGTCACGCGCAGGACCTGA
- a CDS encoding ATPase P gives MAVALRVEIPGRNPVRIEHVVFDFNGTLACRGELFPGVRERLEALGRRCQVHVVTADTFGTAAAQLRGLPLALQVLEGDEGGGAKRRLLAGLGADRCAAVGNGRNDQAMLEAAELAVAVMGPEGLYPPLLQVVDLVVANPVDAVDLFLEPRGFVASLRP, from the coding sequence GTGGCGGTGGCGCTGCGGGTGGAGATCCCCGGGCGGAACCCGGTCCGCATCGAACATGTCGTCTTCGACTTCAATGGTACGCTGGCCTGCCGCGGGGAACTCTTCCCCGGCGTCCGCGAGCGGCTGGAGGCGCTGGGCCGGCGCTGCCAGGTGCACGTGGTCACGGCCGACACCTTCGGCACCGCCGCCGCCCAGCTGCGAGGCCTGCCGCTGGCCCTCCAGGTGCTGGAGGGCGACGAGGGGGGCGGCGCCAAGCGGCGCCTGCTGGCCGGGCTGGGTGCCGACCGCTGCGCCGCCGTGGGCAACGGCCGCAACGACCAAGCCATGCTGGAGGCAGCCGAGCTGGCGGTGGCGGTGATGGGCCCCGAGGGACTCTATCCGCCGCTGCTCCAGGTGGTCGACCTGGTGGTGGCCAACCCCGTCGACGCGGTCGACCTCTTTCTGGAGCCGCGGGGCTTCGTCGCCAGCCTCCGCCCCTGA
- a CDS encoding YifB family Mg chelatase-like AAA ATPase, with product MALAVVRSATVVGVEGRLVDVQVDVGRGLPGFTVVGGASPVVREGRDRVRSALRNAGFAFPAARVTVNLAPAGLPKGGTHFDLAMALGLLLASGQLRPPAGGWEETLVLGELALDGRVLPVHGALPMALAARARGFRRALVAPGNAAELELLPDWEVRTLERLAQLASPGPAPVAKQAWASGGSRPRARGEEAGGRPVLLEEIVGQAAAKKALELVAAGGHHLLLSGPPGVGKSMLGQALPALLPPLEGEERLERAAVASAAGLGLALERPFRAPHHSATLAAVIGGGAALRPGEATLAHTGILFLDEAGEFAPEVLEALREPLESGEIRLARSWGTVRLPARFTLVATRNLCPCGRRGAPGQFCQCRPWEVQRYEARLSGPLLDRIDLHVRVEGEPVREFRPARTAEVLERVARARELQRRRGGPENGRLEGALLRELAPLEAEAERTLERLRAAGFLSLRSRDRLHRVARTLADLEGRERIEAGDVALAAQLCRPLRLEPPAGGEAGFRPA from the coding sequence CTGGCGCTGGCCGTCGTCCGTTCCGCCACGGTGGTGGGCGTGGAAGGTCGCCTGGTCGACGTCCAGGTGGACGTGGGGCGGGGGTTGCCCGGCTTCACCGTGGTCGGCGGCGCGAGCCCCGTGGTGCGGGAGGGCCGGGACCGGGTCCGCAGCGCCCTGCGCAACGCGGGCTTCGCCTTCCCGGCCGCCCGCGTGACCGTCAACCTGGCGCCGGCCGGGCTGCCCAAAGGGGGCACGCACTTCGACCTGGCCATGGCGCTGGGTCTGCTGCTGGCCAGCGGCCAGCTCCGGCCGCCGGCCGGCGGCTGGGAGGAGACGCTGGTGCTGGGCGAGCTGGCGCTGGACGGCCGCGTCCTGCCCGTCCACGGCGCCCTGCCCATGGCGCTGGCGGCGCGCGCCCGGGGTTTCCGGCGAGCCCTGGTGGCGCCGGGCAACGCGGCCGAGCTGGAGCTCCTGCCGGACTGGGAGGTACGGACGCTGGAGCGCCTGGCGCAGCTGGCGAGCCCGGGTCCTGCGCCGGTCGCGAAGCAGGCCTGGGCGTCCGGCGGGAGCCGGCCGCGCGCGCGGGGGGAGGAGGCGGGGGGCCGGCCGGTGCTCCTGGAGGAGATCGTCGGCCAGGCCGCCGCCAAGAAGGCGCTGGAGCTGGTGGCGGCCGGCGGCCACCATCTGCTTCTCTCCGGGCCTCCCGGAGTGGGGAAGAGCATGCTCGGCCAGGCGCTGCCCGCCCTGCTTCCTCCCCTGGAGGGGGAGGAGCGGTTGGAGAGGGCGGCGGTGGCCAGCGCCGCCGGCCTCGGCCTGGCTCTCGAGCGCCCTTTCCGCGCGCCGCACCATTCCGCCACGCTGGCTGCCGTCATCGGCGGCGGCGCGGCGCTGCGTCCCGGCGAGGCGACGCTGGCGCATACCGGTATCCTCTTTCTGGACGAGGCCGGCGAGTTCGCTCCGGAGGTGCTGGAGGCGCTGCGCGAGCCGCTGGAGTCGGGCGAGATCCGGCTGGCCCGCTCCTGGGGGACGGTCCGCCTGCCCGCCCGCTTCACGCTGGTCGCGACGCGCAACCTCTGCCCCTGCGGCCGGCGCGGCGCGCCCGGGCAGTTCTGCCAGTGCCGGCCCTGGGAGGTGCAGCGCTACGAGGCGCGCCTCTCGGGGCCGCTCCTCGACCGGATCGACCTGCACGTGCGGGTGGAGGGTGAGCCCGTGCGGGAGTTCCGCCCCGCGCGCACGGCGGAGGTGCTCGAGCGCGTCGCCCGCGCCCGGGAGCTGCAGCGGCGGCGCGGCGGGCCCGAGAACGGGCGCCTGGAGGGCGCGCTGCTGCGCGAGCTGGCGCCGCTGGAGGCGGAGGCCGAGCGGACGCTGGAACGACTGCGCGCGGCGGGCTTCCTGAGCCTGCGTTCGCGCGACCGTCTCCACCGAGTGGCGCGGACGCTGGCCGACCTGGAGGGGCGCGAGCGGATCGAGGCGGGAGACGTCGCCCTGGCGGCCCAGCTCTGCCGGCCCCTCAGGCTCGAGCCGCCGGCGGGGGGCGAGGCGGGCTTCAGGCCGGCGTGA
- a CDS encoding methyltransferase domain-containing protein translates to MDDPGFVPERLLAHQFLRAEVSARWLGILDLRPGMEVADLGSGPGLVALQMAARVRPGGRVWAVDRSEAMVAHAERLAHAARLDRWVRAVAADLAAPEAEELPIPAGSLDRALAANVLHHLGDPSRFLALARRLLDPGGRLLVVEFDPDRGLDFGPPARERMAPESLEEAAARAGLGLLAGGVAGEAWYHRLFTPA, encoded by the coding sequence ATGGACGATCCCGGCTTCGTCCCGGAACGCCTGCTCGCCCACCAGTTTCTGCGCGCGGAAGTCTCGGCCCGCTGGCTGGGTATCCTCGATCTCCGCCCCGGCATGGAGGTGGCGGACCTCGGCTCGGGACCCGGTCTGGTGGCGCTCCAGATGGCGGCGCGCGTCCGCCCGGGAGGCCGCGTCTGGGCGGTCGACCGGAGCGAGGCCATGGTCGCCCACGCGGAGCGCTTGGCGCACGCCGCCCGTCTGGACCGCTGGGTGCGCGCCGTGGCCGCCGACTTGGCCGCCCCGGAGGCCGAGGAGCTGCCCATCCCCGCGGGCAGCCTCGACCGCGCGCTGGCCGCCAACGTCCTCCACCACCTGGGCGATCCGTCCCGCTTCCTCGCCTTGGCGCGTCGCCTGCTCGACCCCGGGGGGCGCCTCCTCGTGGTGGAGTTCGACCCCGACCGGGGTCTCGACTTCGGGCCGCCCGCCCGCGAGCGGATGGCGCCCGAGTCGCTGGAAGAGGCGGCGGCCCGGGCCGGGCTGGGGCTCCTGGCCGGCGGCGTGGCGGGCGAGGCCTGGTATCACCGTCTCTTCACGCCGGCCTGA
- a CDS encoding mannose-1-phosphate guanylyltransferase, giving the protein MADHVVILAGGRGERFWPRSTPSLPKQFIRLFGQRTLLQEALERARALVPEERIWVASAAEYEPLLRQQLPADLVARRLILEPVRRDTAAGIGWAALHVRAVDPEAVLVMMPADHYLADLEAFAAAVGVALQAARRGSLVTLGIRPSRPETGFGYIRLGGPLEGVAGAYRVDRFVEKPDMERALRFLEEGSYLWNSGIFVWRAERILEALGRRLPELRAGLERAWAAAPSERPGLFAGLTAISVDYGVMQDEARLGGDVATVPGRFTWDDVGSWTALDRLTEADESGNRVLGEGLALAATGCTLHNEEAGHPLIAFGTEELLVIHTERVTVVAPKARAGDWKELLAALRRTGYGHLVDDVGRTPAAREFPGADGADGLPLPAAALGADGTGAQGR; this is encoded by the coding sequence ATGGCCGACCATGTGGTCATCCTGGCGGGAGGCCGGGGCGAGCGCTTCTGGCCGCGCTCGACGCCCTCGCTGCCCAAGCAGTTCATCCGCCTCTTCGGCCAGAGGACGCTCCTGCAGGAGGCGCTCGAGCGGGCGCGCGCCCTGGTGCCGGAGGAGCGGATCTGGGTGGCGAGCGCCGCCGAGTACGAGCCGCTTCTTCGCCAGCAACTCCCCGCCGACCTGGTGGCGCGGCGGCTGATCCTGGAGCCGGTACGCCGCGACACGGCGGCCGGCATCGGCTGGGCTGCGCTTCACGTACGCGCCGTCGACCCGGAGGCCGTGCTGGTCATGATGCCCGCCGACCACTACCTGGCGGATCTGGAGGCCTTCGCCGCGGCGGTGGGCGTCGCGCTACAGGCCGCGCGCAGGGGCTCGCTGGTCACCCTGGGCATCCGTCCCTCCCGTCCCGAGACCGGCTTCGGCTATATCCGGCTGGGCGGGCCGCTGGAAGGGGTGGCGGGCGCCTACCGGGTCGACCGTTTCGTCGAGAAGCCGGACATGGAGCGGGCGCTCCGCTTCCTGGAGGAAGGGAGCTACCTCTGGAACAGCGGCATCTTCGTCTGGAGGGCGGAGCGCATCCTGGAGGCGCTGGGAAGGCGCCTGCCCGAGTTGCGCGCGGGGCTGGAGCGTGCCTGGGCGGCGGCGCCCTCCGAGCGGCCGGGGCTCTTCGCCGGCCTCACCGCCATCAGCGTGGACTACGGCGTCATGCAGGACGAGGCGCGCCTGGGCGGCGACGTGGCGACGGTGCCGGGTCGCTTTACCTGGGACGATGTGGGCAGCTGGACGGCGCTCGACCGGCTGACCGAGGCCGACGAAAGCGGCAACCGCGTGCTGGGCGAGGGCCTGGCCCTGGCGGCGACCGGCTGCACGCTCCACAACGAGGAGGCCGGCCATCCGCTGATCGCCTTCGGCACCGAGGAGCTCCTGGTCATCCATACCGAGCGCGTCACCGTCGTCGCCCCCAAGGCCCGCGCCGGAGACTGGAAGGAGCTGCTCGCCGCGCTCCGCCGGACCGGCTACGGGCACCTGGTCGACGACGTGGGCCGGACTCCCGCGGCGCGCGAGTTCCCCGGCGCCGACGGCGCCGACGGCCTCCCGCTGCCGGCCGCGGCGCTGGGCGCCGACGGGACGGGGGCGCAGGGCCGGTGA
- a CDS encoding bifunctional alpha,alpha-trehalose-phosphate synthase (UDP-forming)/trehalose-phosphatase, with amino-acid sequence MSEAPRAQAGARAAAGALGGRQLVVVANREPYVHRRRPGGVVVERPPGGLVAALDPVLRAVGGTWVGWGSGSADRQAVDAHDRLAVPPEEPAYTLRRVWLSRGDVAGFYNGYANQALWPLCHLLPSLARFERGFWTAYRRVNARFARAVAEEVRPGARIWIQDYHFALLPDLLRRELERRGVAGFRLGHFWHIPWPPWDVFRICPQRTEILRGLLANDLLGFHLPRFADNFLDCVERELGLPVDRARGTVELEGRSIAVAAFPISVDFAALEEEALSPAAVRAFERFARSRGLAGQRLLLGVDRLDYTKGIPERMAAVDRFLERFPDWRGRFRMIQKVTKSRSEIPAYRRLEEEVRAAVARINERWREGSWEPILYVEGGLPPHTLAGLYRAADVALVSSLQDGMNLVSKEYIACQVEERGVLLLSELAGAAEEIEGALRINPYDVEAMAEALHAAFTMPEEERRRRMRSMRAFVREHDIYRWEEEFLGALEEAAAGRGESWQERLLARLRERPRLALFLDYDGTLAPIAERPEEAAILPAAEEALRRLAALQGSLVAVVSGRSLEDLQRRLPWPGLVLVGNHGFEMARDGRRRAHPLAERARADVARAAKLAAGRLRAVPGARVEAKGLTASVHLRGLPPAAAEEARAAVEAAVREASPRGGLVITPGRQVLEIRPDVAWDKGRAVLDLLREAAGPAWPEEWTVLYAGDDQTDESAFLALPPPAFTVRVGAEEAGGAPTAARERLPGPEAVARLLEAMLRVLEGTG; translated from the coding sequence GTGAGCGAGGCCCCGCGCGCCCAGGCCGGCGCGCGCGCCGCGGCGGGCGCCCTGGGCGGGCGCCAGCTGGTGGTGGTGGCCAACCGCGAGCCGTACGTCCACCGCCGGCGCCCGGGCGGCGTGGTGGTGGAGAGGCCGCCCGGCGGGCTGGTCGCCGCCCTCGACCCGGTGCTGCGCGCGGTGGGCGGGACCTGGGTGGGCTGGGGAAGCGGTTCGGCGGACCGCCAGGCGGTCGACGCGCACGACCGCCTGGCGGTGCCGCCGGAGGAGCCCGCCTATACGCTGCGCCGGGTCTGGCTGAGCCGGGGCGACGTGGCCGGCTTCTACAACGGCTACGCCAACCAGGCGCTCTGGCCGCTCTGCCACCTGCTGCCGTCGCTGGCGCGCTTCGAGCGCGGCTTCTGGACGGCCTACCGGCGTGTCAACGCCCGCTTCGCCCGGGCGGTGGCGGAGGAGGTCCGGCCCGGCGCGCGCATCTGGATCCAGGACTACCACTTCGCCCTGCTCCCCGACCTGCTGCGCCGCGAGCTGGAGCGTCGCGGCGTCGCCGGCTTCCGTCTCGGCCACTTCTGGCACATTCCCTGGCCGCCCTGGGACGTCTTCCGCATCTGCCCGCAGCGGACGGAGATCCTGCGCGGCCTCCTCGCCAACGACCTGCTCGGCTTCCATCTCCCCCGCTTCGCCGACAACTTCCTGGACTGCGTAGAGCGGGAGCTGGGACTCCCGGTCGACCGCGCGCGCGGGACGGTGGAGCTGGAGGGTCGCAGCATAGCCGTGGCCGCCTTCCCCATCAGCGTCGACTTCGCGGCGCTGGAGGAGGAGGCTCTCTCCCCTGCGGCGGTGCGGGCCTTCGAGCGCTTCGCGCGCAGCCGCGGCCTCGCCGGCCAGCGGCTTCTCCTGGGTGTGGACCGCCTGGACTACACCAAGGGCATCCCCGAGCGGATGGCGGCCGTCGACCGCTTCCTGGAGCGTTTCCCCGACTGGCGGGGCCGCTTCCGCATGATCCAGAAGGTGACGAAGAGCCGGAGCGAGATCCCGGCCTACCGACGCCTGGAGGAAGAGGTGCGCGCGGCGGTGGCCCGCATCAACGAGCGCTGGCGGGAGGGGAGCTGGGAGCCCATCCTCTATGTGGAAGGAGGCCTGCCCCCGCACACGCTGGCCGGCCTCTACCGGGCCGCCGACGTGGCCCTGGTCTCTTCGCTCCAGGACGGGATGAACCTGGTCTCCAAGGAGTACATCGCCTGCCAGGTGGAGGAGCGGGGCGTCCTTCTGCTCAGCGAGCTGGCCGGAGCGGCCGAGGAGATCGAGGGCGCGCTCCGCATCAACCCCTACGACGTGGAGGCCATGGCCGAGGCGCTCCACGCCGCCTTCACCATGCCCGAGGAGGAGCGGCGGCGGCGCATGCGCTCCATGCGCGCCTTCGTGCGCGAGCACGACATCTACCGCTGGGAGGAGGAGTTCTTGGGAGCGCTGGAGGAGGCGGCGGCCGGCCGGGGGGAGAGCTGGCAGGAGCGGCTGCTGGCCCGCCTGCGGGAGCGTCCCCGGCTGGCCCTCTTCCTGGATTACGACGGAACCCTGGCCCCGATCGCGGAGCGGCCCGAGGAGGCCGCCATCCTGCCGGCCGCGGAGGAGGCGCTGCGCCGGCTGGCAGCCCTCCAGGGGAGCCTGGTGGCCGTCGTCAGCGGCCGCTCGCTGGAGGACCTCCAGCGCCGCCTGCCCTGGCCCGGCCTGGTGCTGGTGGGCAACCACGGTTTCGAGATGGCCCGCGACGGCCGGCGGCGGGCCCACCCGCTGGCCGAGCGGGCGCGCGCGGACGTGGCCCGGGCGGCGAAGCTGGCCGCGGGGCGGCTCCGCGCCGTGCCGGGGGCGCGCGTGGAGGCGAAAGGGCTGACCGCCAGCGTCCACCTGCGCGGGCTGCCGCCCGCGGCGGCCGAGGAGGCCCGTGCCGCGGTGGAGGCCGCCGTGCGCGAGGCCTCGCCGCGCGGCGGTCTGGTGATCACGCCGGGCAGGCAGGTGCTGGAGATCCGGCCGGACGTCGCCTGGGACAAGGGACGGGCCGTGCTCGACCTGCTCCGAGAGGCGGCCGGCCCGGCCTGGCCGGAGGAGTGGACGGTCCTCTACGCCGGCGACGACCAGACCGACGAGTCCGCCTTTCTCGCCCTGCCTCCGCCCGCCTTCACGGTCCGGGTGGGAGCCGAGGAAGCCGGCGGGGCGCCGACCGCCGCGCGCGAGCGCCTGCCCGGGCCCGAGGCGGTCGCGCGGCTCCTGGAAGCCATGCTGCGCGTACTGGAAGGAACTGGATGA
- a CDS encoding MBL fold metallo-hydrolase, with product MDHSSLNPAPATAGGPASPPAPGGSPEPLEGGLFRLRPPVPGPLGWTNSYLAQDESGRWSVLDPGLDWPPARRLWESAARELGWQPGALRQVVVTHFHPDHLGLAGWLAERWGGRVLVHARELPLVLRIASPWPAERQRHLARMREYMASHGVPPAESGPLLEASPLIASACHPLPHLTALHDGQRLRFGPHEAVALWTPGHTAGHLCLYLPEPRLLFSGDHVLEKITPNVSLWPGGSSEPLEEYLGSLRRLERLPARRVLPAHRDSLEELGARLEQIERHHDERLERCREAAGRHPASAYELLFRLFAPDLPLEQRLFALGETLAHLRWLERAGRVRRMEGAGGVTLFAAR from the coding sequence ATGGACCATTCGTCTCTGAACCCTGCACCCGCGACCGCAGGCGGCCCCGCCTCGCCGCCGGCGCCCGGCGGCTCGCCCGAACCGCTGGAGGGGGGCCTCTTCCGTCTCCGCCCGCCGGTCCCCGGGCCGTTGGGCTGGACCAACAGCTACCTGGCGCAAGACGAGTCGGGTCGCTGGAGCGTTCTCGACCCGGGGCTGGACTGGCCCCCGGCGCGCCGCCTCTGGGAGTCGGCCGCGCGCGAGCTCGGCTGGCAGCCGGGAGCGCTCCGCCAAGTGGTGGTCACCCACTTCCACCCCGACCACCTGGGTCTGGCGGGCTGGCTGGCGGAGCGATGGGGCGGCCGCGTCCTGGTCCACGCGCGCGAGCTCCCCCTGGTGCTGCGCATCGCCTCGCCCTGGCCGGCGGAACGGCAGCGCCACCTGGCTCGGATGCGGGAGTATATGGCCTCCCACGGTGTCCCCCCCGCGGAGAGCGGCCCCCTCCTGGAGGCCAGCCCGCTGATCGCCAGCGCCTGCCACCCGCTCCCACACCTGACGGCGCTCCACGACGGCCAGAGGCTCCGCTTCGGCCCGCATGAGGCCGTGGCGCTCTGGACGCCCGGCCACACGGCCGGCCATCTCTGCCTCTACCTGCCCGAGCCGCGCCTGCTCTTCAGCGGCGACCACGTGCTGGAGAAGATCACGCCCAACGTCAGCCTCTGGCCCGGCGGCTCCAGCGAGCCGCTGGAGGAGTACCTCGGCTCGCTGCGAAGGCTGGAGCGGCTGCCGGCGCGCCGCGTCCTTCCCGCCCACCGCGACTCGCTGGAGGAGCTCGGCGCGCGGCTGGAGCAGATCGAACGCCACCACGACGAGAGGCTGGAGCGCTGTCGGGAGGCGGCCGGCCGGCACCCGGCCAGCGCCTACGAGCTCCTCTTCCGGCTCTTCGCGCCGGACCTGCCGCTGGAGCAGCGGCTCTTCGCGCTGGGCGAGACGCTGGCCCACCTGCGCTGGCTGGAGCGGGCCGGGCGCGTCCGAAGGATGGAGGGAGCCGGCGGGGTGACGCTCTTCGCGGCGCGCTGA